The following coding sequences lie in one Candidatus Eremiobacterota bacterium genomic window:
- the smpB gene encoding SsrA-binding protein SmpB, which yields MSGSVTIENRRARHEYHIIESVEAGLALTGTEVKAIRAGGASLTEAYARFRDGEAWLMGMHIPPYRQGSFSNSEPTRARKLLLHRSQIRELQSRVAEKGLTVVPLRLYFTRGIAKVQIGLVRGKKLWDKRAAVAKRDVEREIAAHVRHH from the coding sequence ATGAGCGGATCGGTCACGATCGAGAATCGCCGCGCCCGGCATGAATATCACATCATCGAATCGGTCGAAGCCGGGTTGGCCTTGACCGGAACCGAGGTGAAAGCAATCCGTGCGGGCGGCGCCAGCCTAACCGAGGCCTACGCCCGTTTTCGAGATGGCGAGGCATGGCTCATGGGGATGCATATTCCCCCGTATCGTCAGGGCAGTTTCTCGAATTCCGAACCGACGCGAGCGCGCAAACTTCTTTTGCACCGGTCGCAAATACGCGAGCTCCAGAGCCGCGTCGCCGAAAAAGGCTTGACCGTCGTGCCATTGCGTCTCTATTTCACGCGCGGCATTGCGAAGGTACAGATTGGTTTGGTACGCGGCAAAAAGTTGTGGGATAAGCGGGCCGCTGTTGCCAAGCGCGATGTCGAGCGCGAGATCGCCGCTCACGTTCGTCACCACTAG